From Neobacillus sp. PS2-9, the proteins below share one genomic window:
- a CDS encoding selenium metabolism-associated LysR family transcriptional regulator, which produces MDLHQLYVFTKVVEHKSFSKAAEDIFLSQSTVSSHIQSLEKTLGIKLFDRVGRESILTPNGERLYQWARKLLLLKDQALLDLKQGMTDLRGMIRMAVSSVPGQFVIPKMVKQFRQNYPEVYFQIHQSSSKNVAEKVLNGSVDFGVLGEKYEDDKLRYIPLLKEKLVLVTSNEMDINGPVNIQDILHYPFVMRNSYSGTNAILERFLKKNKIAKDQINVVAYIEDGQSLLQFVIQNVGISVTSEIVAREYSGKNMLKMHELFGFDDERYFYLVYNVNKTQSLLSNLFIEGVMDLV; this is translated from the coding sequence TTGGATTTACACCAGTTATACGTATTTACAAAGGTAGTTGAACATAAAAGCTTCTCAAAAGCAGCTGAAGATATTTTCTTAAGTCAATCAACAGTCAGCTCTCATATCCAATCGTTGGAAAAGACGCTTGGTATCAAGCTTTTTGATCGCGTTGGCAGGGAAAGTATCCTAACTCCAAATGGGGAACGGTTGTATCAATGGGCACGTAAATTGTTATTATTAAAAGACCAAGCTCTACTTGATTTGAAACAGGGGATGACTGATCTTCGAGGGATGATTCGAATGGCTGTTAGTTCTGTACCCGGGCAATTTGTGATTCCAAAAATGGTGAAGCAATTTAGGCAGAACTATCCAGAGGTCTACTTTCAAATCCACCAATCATCTTCAAAAAACGTGGCTGAAAAGGTACTGAACGGATCAGTTGATTTCGGTGTTTTAGGGGAGAAATATGAGGATGATAAGCTTCGCTATATTCCGTTATTAAAGGAGAAGTTAGTCCTAGTTACCTCGAATGAAATGGATATAAATGGTCCAGTTAACATTCAGGATATTTTACATTACCCTTTTGTGATGCGTAATTCATATTCAGGAACGAATGCCATCCTCGAAAGATTCTTGAAAAAAAATAAAATAGCAAAGGACCAGATAAATGTTGTTGCCTATATAGAAGACGGGCAGAGCCTTTTACAATTTGTCATCCAAAATGTAGGTATTTCGGTGACGTCAGAAATAGTCGCAAGGGAATATTCCGGTAAAAACATGCTGAAGATGCATGAATTATTTGGTTTCGATGATGAAAGGTATTTTTATCTTGTCTACAACGTAAATAAAACACAATCGCTTCTATCAAATTTATTTATTGAAGGCGTAATGGATTTGGTTTAG
- a CDS encoding spore coat protein, with protein MEDYLDPRNAEGMPNLADSAFALDFLLSVKNGIRNYGFAITETANPQLRSILVKQMEAAIDLHGEISDLMMKNKWLHPYDFKEQFPIDIKGAETAVQIAQLNLYPIDTDRGGMFATPNK; from the coding sequence ATGGAAGATTATTTAGACCCGAGGAATGCTGAGGGAATGCCAAATCTAGCAGATTCAGCTTTTGCACTTGATTTTTTATTATCTGTAAAAAATGGAATCCGAAATTATGGTTTTGCGATTACAGAAACAGCAAATCCACAGCTGAGAAGTATTTTGGTTAAACAAATGGAAGCCGCAATCGATTTACATGGTGAAATATCCGATCTGATGATGAAAAATAAATGGCTTCATCCATATGATTTTAAAGAACAGTTTCCAATCGATATAAAAGGTGCTGAAACAGCTGTCCAAATTGCCCAATTAAATCTTTATCCGATTGATACGGATCGAGGCGGAATGTTTGCAACGCCAAATAAATAA
- a CDS encoding alpha/beta hydrolase, giving the protein MVNVTMKEVLLPNGETLAYREREGGEKKLLLIHGNMTSSKHWDLVYENIDPKYKVYAVDLRGFGNSTYNHLVMSIKDFSDDVKLFVDALGLRDFAIAGWSTGGAVGMQFAADYPGYCNKLILLASASTRGYPYDGKIKDEDELRRLTMHEEMKRDLVRTIPIQSAYDTNNAKLLKLIWNSVIYTHNQPEPERYDEYVQDMRTQRNLAEVYYALNYFNISHHFNGLVEGNGKVDDIDVPVLVLYGERDMVVVQEMTNELIEDLGDKVTVIELKNCGHSALVDDLPQLLHAMEQFLDSEVKV; this is encoded by the coding sequence ATGGTAAATGTAACAATGAAAGAAGTACTGCTGCCAAATGGAGAAACACTTGCCTACAGAGAAAGAGAAGGCGGGGAGAAAAAGCTTTTATTAATCCACGGAAACATGACTTCCTCCAAGCATTGGGATCTTGTCTATGAAAATATCGATCCAAAGTATAAAGTCTATGCAGTTGATTTACGCGGGTTCGGAAACTCGACGTATAACCATTTAGTCATGTCTATTAAAGATTTTTCAGATGATGTGAAGTTGTTTGTTGATGCACTTGGCTTAAGGGACTTTGCTATTGCTGGATGGTCAACCGGTGGTGCAGTAGGGATGCAGTTTGCTGCTGATTATCCAGGCTATTGTAACAAACTGATTTTACTTGCTTCTGCATCCACAAGGGGTTATCCGTACGATGGGAAAATAAAGGATGAAGACGAGCTGCGGAGATTAACCATGCATGAAGAAATGAAGCGGGATCTCGTTCGCACCATTCCTATTCAATCAGCATATGACACGAATAATGCTAAGTTGCTAAAGTTGATATGGAATTCGGTTATTTATACCCACAATCAACCAGAGCCTGAACGTTATGATGAATATGTTCAGGATATGAGAACGCAACGAAATCTTGCTGAGGTGTATTATGCCTTAAATTACTTTAATATTAGCCATCATTTTAATGGCCTGGTCGAGGGCAATGGGAAAGTAGATGATATCGATGTACCTGTATTGGTTCTTTACGGAGAGCGGGATATGGTGGTTGTACAAGAAATGACAAACGAGCTTATTGAGGACTTGGGAGATAAAGTAACCGTCATAGAATTAAAGAATTGCGGTCACTCGGCATTAGTAGATGATCTACCGCAATTGTTGCATGCAATGGAACAATTTTTAGATAGTGAGGTAAAGGTATGA
- a CDS encoding long-chain fatty acid--CoA ligase yields the protein MRWELDWLDNRARLSPNKIAVIDENTNKSWTYKELNERAASVASWLEGRGVRQGDRIALLSPNHISCFDLLFACSKIGAIFVPLNWRLSIHEIREIVKDCSPVLIGIHLQFETLSDQFTDIGSSCFSVGEASYETIASFPMGENFTEDIFETNPLAMIYTGGTTGKPKGVVLSHQSILWNAMNTIISWSLTGEDVTINYLPMFHTGGLNALSIPILMIGGTVVLGDQFYAPKTIESINHYRCTIILLVPTMYHMLIQTDEFQTTDFPTMKIFLSGAAPCPLQIYDAFQKKKLAFKEGYGLTEAGPNNFYISPQDAQVKRGSVGKPMVFNSIKLMKVDGQEAGANEVGELCIKGKHAFSYYWNHEQATEETLRNGWVHTGDLAKKDEEGFFYIVGRKKDMIITGGENVYPLEIEHWLAEHPGIDEVAVIGLPDEKWGEMVAAFIILKDSFQLNVEELREYCEVKLGRYKIPKKFILLHELPKTHVGKIDKKKLKEISQIR from the coding sequence GTGAGGTGGGAACTGGATTGGCTGGATAATAGAGCTAGATTATCGCCAAATAAAATAGCGGTTATCGATGAAAATACAAATAAAAGTTGGACATACAAAGAATTAAATGAACGTGCTGCTTCTGTGGCAAGCTGGCTTGAGGGACGCGGTGTTAGACAAGGAGACCGCATTGCATTGCTCTCTCCCAATCATATTAGTTGCTTTGATTTATTATTTGCCTGCAGTAAAATCGGTGCTATTTTCGTCCCACTTAATTGGCGTTTATCCATACATGAGATACGAGAAATCGTAAAAGATTGCAGCCCAGTTTTAATAGGAATTCATCTGCAATTTGAAACTCTCAGTGACCAATTTACGGACATAGGTTCAAGCTGCTTTAGTGTTGGAGAGGCGAGTTATGAGACGATCGCCTCCTTTCCAATGGGTGAAAATTTTACCGAAGATATATTTGAAACTAATCCGTTAGCGATGATTTATACAGGGGGGACAACCGGAAAGCCAAAAGGTGTGGTACTTAGCCATCAATCAATCCTATGGAATGCGATGAACACAATTATCAGCTGGAGCCTAACAGGGGAAGATGTAACAATAAACTATTTACCTATGTTTCATACCGGCGGATTAAATGCTTTAAGCATTCCAATCCTTATGATTGGAGGAACAGTGGTACTAGGAGATCAGTTTTATGCCCCAAAAACTATTGAGTCCATCAATCATTATCGCTGCACCATAATACTCTTGGTGCCAACAATGTATCATATGCTTATCCAAACTGACGAATTTCAGACTACTGATTTTCCGACAATGAAGATCTTTTTATCTGGTGCTGCACCATGTCCCTTACAAATATACGACGCCTTTCAAAAAAAGAAGCTGGCTTTTAAAGAGGGATACGGTTTAACGGAAGCAGGGCCGAATAATTTTTATATTAGTCCGCAAGATGCCCAAGTCAAACGTGGTTCAGTGGGTAAGCCGATGGTGTTTAACTCGATCAAACTAATGAAAGTAGATGGTCAAGAAGCAGGTGCTAACGAAGTTGGTGAGCTTTGTATTAAGGGGAAGCATGCTTTTTCGTATTATTGGAATCACGAACAGGCCACCGAGGAAACATTAAGAAATGGATGGGTTCATACTGGGGACTTGGCAAAAAAAGATGAGGAGGGTTTCTTTTATATCGTTGGGCGGAAAAAGGATATGATTATTACCGGTGGCGAGAATGTGTACCCTCTTGAAATTGAGCACTGGCTCGCTGAGCATCCTGGGATTGATGAAGTAGCAGTAATAGGTTTGCCGGATGAAAAGTGGGGAGAAATGGTGGCTGCATTTATTATACTTAAAGATTCTTTCCAATTAAATGTGGAAGAGTTGAGAGAATATTGTGAAGTTAAACTAGGTCGGTATAAAATTCCTAAGAAATTCATTCTTTTACATGAGCTCCCTAAAACACATGTTGGAAAGATTGATAAAAAGAAATTAAAAGAAATAAGTCAGATTAGGTAA
- a CDS encoding spore coat protein, translating to MEKETLALHETLETHEIINFKTVCLLRSKLMQGICFNNELKQLMEKDVQQSIQDINELLPFYKQSQILH from the coding sequence ATGGAAAAGGAAACCTTAGCTTTACATGAGACGTTAGAAACCCATGAAATCATCAACTTTAAAACCGTATGTTTGCTTAGATCGAAATTAATGCAAGGAATATGTTTCAACAATGAGTTAAAACAGCTGATGGAAAAAGATGTACAACAATCCATTCAAGATATTAACGAACTTCTGCCCTTTTATAAACAGAGTCAAATACTACATTAA
- a CDS encoding DEAD/DEAH box helicase produces MSDFLSLGISPSLVEQLRGIGIAKPTPIQEQSIPFAMKGSDLIAQAQTGTGKTFAFILPILEKIQTDATHIQALIVTPTRELALQITEEVEKLIADKTDVNVLAVYGGQDVAKQLKKLRRNPQIVVGTPGRLLDHIRRETIRLSEISYLVLDEADQMLHIGFLGEVEDIIRETPPTRQTMLFSATIPPEIRKLAKKHMREPEYIQVEKTQGPAESVKQIAIHTTDRAKQGTLIQLVETYRPFLAVIFCRTKRRVSKLYDVLKAHGFSCDELHGDLSQAKREQVMKRFREAETQLLVATDVAARGLDVEGVTHVFNYDIPQDTESYIHRIGRTGRAGMTGLAITFYTSDDRPALELIEDELNITIPKQNIGNTNSIEESQKDTRKPRPEGQKERRGGRKENSPERGRQDRQIKGKKASTPSKGFKSSRSGTKSGSPRNNGTKTGSTRNKQR; encoded by the coding sequence TTGTCAGATTTTTTATCATTGGGTATTTCCCCATCGTTAGTAGAACAACTTCGCGGTATAGGTATTGCAAAACCCACACCCATTCAAGAACAATCGATTCCTTTTGCAATGAAGGGCAGTGATCTCATCGCTCAAGCACAAACAGGAACTGGAAAGACGTTTGCATTTATCCTACCGATTCTTGAGAAGATTCAGACTGATGCAACACATATTCAAGCGCTGATTGTGACTCCTACAAGGGAGTTGGCCTTGCAAATCACAGAAGAAGTGGAAAAATTGATTGCTGATAAGACTGATGTAAATGTATTAGCCGTCTATGGTGGCCAGGACGTGGCAAAGCAGTTAAAAAAATTAAGGAGAAACCCGCAAATTGTGGTTGGAACACCTGGTCGGCTATTGGATCATATTAGAAGAGAAACAATTAGATTATCAGAAATTTCCTATCTTGTTTTAGATGAAGCAGATCAAATGCTGCATATAGGATTCTTAGGAGAAGTAGAGGATATTATCAGGGAAACGCCTCCGACAAGGCAGACTATGTTGTTTTCGGCTACCATTCCTCCGGAAATCCGCAAGTTAGCTAAAAAGCATATGAGAGAACCTGAATACATTCAAGTGGAAAAAACACAGGGACCTGCTGAAAGTGTGAAACAGATCGCTATTCATACAACCGATCGGGCAAAACAAGGCACACTTATTCAATTAGTTGAAACCTATCGGCCATTTTTAGCGGTAATTTTTTGCCGAACGAAACGAAGAGTCAGTAAGCTTTATGATGTCTTAAAAGCTCACGGTTTTTCATGTGATGAACTGCACGGGGACTTATCACAAGCAAAAAGAGAACAAGTAATGAAGCGATTTAGAGAGGCTGAGACTCAGCTATTAGTTGCAACGGATGTCGCAGCAAGAGGATTAGATGTAGAAGGAGTTACTCATGTATTCAATTATGATATTCCTCAGGATACTGAAAGCTACATTCATCGGATAGGACGAACAGGCAGAGCAGGAATGACAGGTTTGGCCATAACTTTTTACACCTCAGACGACCGTCCTGCTCTCGAATTAATTGAAGATGAGCTAAACATTACGATTCCAAAACAAAACATAGGAAACACAAATAGTATAGAAGAGAGTCAGAAGGATACTAGAAAACCCCGACCGGAGGGCCAAAAAGAAAGACGTGGAGGAAGAAAAGAAAACTCTCCAGAGCGTGGGAGACAGGATAGACAGATCAAGGGAAAAAAAGCCAGCACACCTTCCAAAGGATTTAAGTCCAGTAGAAGTGGAACAAAAAGTGGTTCGCCTAGAAATAATGGAACAAAAACGGGATCAACAAGAAATAAACAGCGGTAA
- a CDS encoding sodium/solute symporter → MNTAAFTMFLCIVFVTLIITYYASKRTKNASEFYTAGGGLTGWQNGLAIAGDYMSAASFLGIAGAVALTGFDGFFYSIGFLVAYLVVLYIVAEPMRNLGKYTFADMIASRFDAKKVRGFAAMNTVTISIFYMIAQLVGAGALIKLLLGLEYTTSVLIVGVLMTVYVIFGGMHATSWVQIIKAVLLMGGTFVISIIVFAKFNYSITDMFAQMKTATPLKEAFLNPGVKYKIGLDTISLNMGLVLGTAGLPHILVRFFTVKDAKTARSSVVYATWIIGIFYVMTIFLGFGAAAFVGTSKIVAANPAGNMAAPLLAQALGGNMLFAFISAVAFATILAVVAGLVLTAASAFAHDFYNEILKKGKATEKQQVSMARWAAIGVSIISIILALGAQTLNVAFLVSLAFAVAASANLPVIIYTIYWKRFNTAGAIWAMVVGLISAIGLVIISPNVFSPEVGKAIFVGTPLFPYTTPGILSIPLGFLAGYLGTIFSSQKADMKKYEEVLVKSNTGIKAGI, encoded by the coding sequence ATGAATACAGCTGCTTTTACGATGTTTCTTTGTATTGTTTTTGTCACTTTAATCATTACCTATTACGCTTCGAAACGGACGAAGAATGCTAGTGAATTTTATACTGCTGGTGGAGGGTTGACAGGTTGGCAAAATGGACTCGCCATTGCTGGTGATTATATGTCTGCCGCATCCTTTCTTGGGATAGCTGGTGCAGTAGCCTTAACAGGTTTTGATGGATTCTTTTATAGTATTGGTTTCCTTGTTGCTTACCTAGTGGTTCTGTATATCGTAGCCGAACCCATGCGAAACCTTGGAAAATATACCTTTGCAGATATGATTGCCTCCCGCTTTGATGCGAAGAAAGTACGTGGATTTGCTGCCATGAACACCGTTACAATTTCCATTTTTTATATGATCGCTCAACTAGTCGGAGCGGGTGCACTCATTAAATTATTATTAGGCTTAGAATACACAACTTCTGTATTAATTGTTGGTGTGTTAATGACAGTGTATGTTATTTTTGGAGGCATGCACGCAACAAGCTGGGTGCAAATCATTAAAGCAGTTCTATTAATGGGTGGGACCTTCGTCATTTCTATTATTGTTTTTGCTAAGTTTAATTACAGTATTACAGATATGTTTGCTCAGATGAAAACCGCCACTCCTTTAAAGGAGGCATTCCTAAATCCTGGTGTGAAGTATAAAATTGGGCTTGATACAATTTCCTTAAACATGGGACTTGTTCTCGGTACTGCCGGTCTCCCTCATATATTAGTCCGCTTTTTCACCGTTAAGGATGCAAAGACTGCCCGCAGTTCTGTTGTTTACGCTACTTGGATTATTGGTATCTTTTATGTTATGACAATTTTCCTTGGCTTTGGTGCAGCCGCCTTTGTTGGTACAAGTAAAATTGTGGCCGCGAATCCTGCAGGTAATATGGCTGCTCCGCTTTTGGCCCAGGCATTAGGTGGCAATATGTTGTTTGCTTTCATCTCTGCCGTAGCATTTGCTACCATCCTAGCAGTTGTAGCTGGGCTCGTTCTAACAGCAGCATCTGCATTTGCCCATGATTTTTACAATGAAATCCTGAAAAAGGGCAAAGCAACAGAGAAACAGCAAGTTAGCATGGCACGTTGGGCTGCTATTGGTGTTTCTATCATTTCTATTATTCTTGCTTTAGGAGCTCAAACACTTAATGTGGCTTTCTTAGTTTCACTCGCCTTTGCCGTTGCAGCCAGTGCAAACCTTCCAGTCATTATCTACACTATTTACTGGAAGCGATTTAATACAGCTGGTGCAATCTGGGCAATGGTGGTTGGACTGATTTCGGCAATTGGGCTGGTAATTATTAGTCCGAATGTGTTCAGTCCTGAAGTAGGAAAAGCTATTTTTGTTGGTACCCCTCTCTTCCCTTATACTACACCGGGAATCCTTTCAATTCCGCTTGGCTTCCTTGCAGGTTATCTTGGAACGATCTTCTCGAGCCAAAAGGCAGATATGAAGAAATATGAAGAAGTATTAGTTAAATCAAATACAGGTATAAAAGCAGGAATATAA
- a CDS encoding DUF485 domain-containing protein produces MEAKQIKANSESDYSAIVQSASFQTLLSEKKKFIIPITIFFFCFYFALPILTSYTTVLNHKFIGSITWAWVFAFLQFVMTWVLCMLYSKKAARFDELAAQVVEEGGKS; encoded by the coding sequence TTGGAGGCAAAACAAATAAAGGCTAATTCTGAAAGCGATTATAGTGCCATTGTTCAATCAGCATCTTTCCAGACATTACTCTCCGAAAAGAAAAAATTTATCATTCCCATTACCATATTCTTTTTCTGTTTTTATTTTGCATTGCCCATATTAACTTCTTATACCACGGTATTAAACCACAAGTTTATTGGAAGTATCACTTGGGCATGGGTTTTTGCTTTCTTACAATTCGTAATGACATGGGTTTTGTGCATGCTCTACTCGAAAAAGGCAGCAAGATTTGATGAGTTAGCTGCTCAAGTGGTTGAAGAAGGAGGAAAAAGCTAA
- a CDS encoding zinc-dependent alcohol dehydrogenase, with protein MKAVTYQGIKNVEVTEVEDPSIKKPDDIIIKVTTSAICGSDLHLLHGMIPNMPTDFVIGHEPMGVVEEVGPEVTKVKKGDRVIIPFNVACGHCWFCEHDLTSQCDNSNENGEMGAYFGYSDTTGGIPGGQAEYLRVPYGNFTPFKIPENCEVDDEKLVTLADACSTAYWSVDHAGVKPGDTVIVLGCGPVGLLAQKFAWYKGAKRVIAVDYIDYRLEHAKRTNKVETVNFEQHDNTGEYLREITNGGADIVIDCSGMSGKMSPMEFLASGLKLHGGAMGGIVIASQAVRKGGTVQVTGVYGGRYNGFPLGDFMNRNIDIKMGQAPVIPYMPFLYDLIAKGEVDPGDVVTHVLPLAQAKHGYEVFDTRTDGCIKVVLKPH; from the coding sequence ATGAAAGCCGTTACGTACCAAGGAATTAAAAATGTAGAAGTCACAGAGGTAGAAGATCCCTCTATTAAAAAACCAGATGATATCATTATCAAAGTTACAACCTCCGCCATTTGTGGGTCTGACCTGCATCTATTACATGGAATGATTCCAAATATGCCAACAGACTTTGTTATTGGGCATGAACCAATGGGAGTGGTGGAAGAGGTAGGACCAGAAGTAACAAAAGTAAAAAAAGGGGACCGCGTGATTATTCCGTTTAATGTCGCATGCGGTCATTGCTGGTTTTGTGAGCATGATTTGACAAGTCAGTGTGATAACTCAAATGAAAATGGGGAAATGGGCGCGTATTTTGGATACTCGGATACAACGGGTGGAATTCCTGGCGGTCAAGCAGAATATCTACGTGTTCCATACGGTAATTTTACTCCTTTTAAAATCCCGGAAAACTGTGAAGTGGATGACGAAAAATTGGTGACTTTAGCTGATGCCTGTTCTACTGCATACTGGAGTGTTGACCATGCAGGGGTTAAACCTGGGGATACTGTCATTGTACTGGGATGTGGCCCTGTTGGTTTACTAGCACAGAAGTTTGCCTGGTATAAAGGAGCTAAAAGGGTTATCGCAGTGGATTACATCGATTATCGTTTAGAGCATGCAAAGAGAACCAATAAGGTTGAAACGGTGAATTTTGAACAACATGATAATACTGGTGAATACTTACGTGAAATTACAAATGGCGGTGCAGATATCGTTATCGATTGCTCAGGCATGAGCGGAAAAATGTCTCCGATGGAATTTCTTGCATCAGGCTTAAAGCTTCATGGCGGAGCAATGGGCGGTATCGTTATCGCTTCCCAAGCCGTACGTAAAGGTGGTACCGTTCAAGTAACAGGTGTTTATGGCGGCCGTTATAATGGGTTTCCACTTGGTGATTTTATGAACCGTAATATTGATATTAAAATGGGACAAGCTCCTGTTATTCCCTATATGCCGTTTTTATATGATTTAATTGCCAAAGGTGAAGTAGACCCAGGAGATGTAGTTACGCATGTTTTACCGCTAGCTCAAGCAAAACATGGTTACGAAGTATTCGATACGAGAACAGATGGCTGTATCAAAGTGGTGTTAAAACCACATTAA
- the fabG gene encoding 3-oxoacyl-ACP reductase FabG, with protein sequence MRLQDKVAIITGAAAGIGLTATEVFAREGAKVAMADYNVEQGVEQASVLREKGYEVTFFQVDVADRASVDSMVEKVREEYGNIDILINNAGITRDAMLSKLTVEDFQKVIDVNLTGVFHCTQAVLPSMVEKGRGRIINTSSVSGIYGNVGQTNYAATKAGVVGMTKSWAKELGRKGINVNAVAPGFIETGMTAKVPEKVLNQMKQMVPLARLGKPEDIANAYLFLASDESNYVNGTVLHVDGGIMM encoded by the coding sequence ATGAGATTACAGGATAAAGTGGCCATTATAACAGGGGCTGCTGCTGGAATTGGATTAACGGCAACAGAAGTTTTTGCGCGTGAAGGTGCGAAAGTGGCCATGGCAGATTATAACGTGGAACAAGGAGTAGAGCAGGCGAGTGTGTTACGGGAAAAAGGTTATGAGGTGACATTTTTTCAAGTCGATGTAGCCGATCGTGCCAGTGTGGATTCAATGGTCGAAAAGGTACGTGAGGAATATGGAAACATCGATATCCTGATTAATAATGCGGGAATCACAAGAGATGCCATGCTGTCAAAGTTGACGGTGGAAGATTTTCAAAAGGTGATTGATGTCAACTTGACAGGTGTATTCCATTGTACACAAGCAGTCTTACCATCGATGGTTGAAAAGGGGAGAGGTAGAATTATCAACACTTCTTCTGTATCAGGCATTTACGGAAATGTGGGTCAGACGAATTATGCTGCAACAAAAGCCGGCGTGGTTGGGATGACGAAATCGTGGGCAAAGGAGCTTGGAAGAAAAGGAATCAATGTCAATGCGGTTGCCCCAGGCTTTATAGAAACAGGCATGACGGCTAAGGTTCCAGAAAAAGTATTAAATCAAATGAAGCAAATGGTGCCGTTGGCCAGACTAGGCAAGCCGGAGGATATTGCAAATGCCTATCTTTTTTTGGCTTCAGATGAATCCAATTATGTAAATGGGACCGTGCTTCATGTTGACGGCGGAATAATGATGTGA
- a CDS encoding SCP2 sterol-binding domain-containing protein: MAKAIQEYSLADLMTRIEEIFNENPGPIKGFNAVVQYDVYDQEPATYQHFFQDGKLMIKQGVEAVPNVTMALSYDNFKKFLLGKQSGTMALLTGKVKAKGDLSTGFKIESILRKYNIKEPL, from the coding sequence ATGGCAAAAGCGATTCAGGAATATTCCTTGGCAGATCTGATGACGAGGATAGAAGAAATATTCAATGAAAATCCAGGACCAATTAAAGGTTTTAACGCCGTGGTACAGTATGACGTTTACGACCAGGAACCTGCAACCTACCAGCATTTTTTTCAAGATGGAAAATTAATGATTAAGCAAGGTGTAGAAGCAGTTCCTAATGTAACGATGGCGCTGTCATATGATAATTTCAAGAAATTCCTCCTAGGTAAACAAAGTGGTACCATGGCCTTACTCACTGGTAAGGTAAAAGCAAAAGGTGACTTAAGCACCGGATTTAAAATTGAGAGCATCCTCCGAAAATACAACATTAAAGAACCGTTATAA
- a CDS encoding spore coat protein, with protein MNQFLQNMTGMSGMTDQVIATDFLISAKSGVRNYAAAITEAATPELRTALRVQLRAAIATHETISNYMVANGYYHPHELSEQLQVDLTAAEAAINLAQH; from the coding sequence ATGAATCAGTTTTTACAAAACATGACTGGAATGAGCGGAATGACAGATCAGGTGATTGCAACTGATTTCTTGATTTCGGCTAAATCGGGAGTAAGGAATTACGCTGCTGCGATTACAGAAGCAGCTACTCCAGAACTAAGAACTGCTTTAAGAGTACAATTACGAGCAGCGATTGCTACACATGAAACAATTAGCAATTATATGGTTGCTAATGGATATTACCATCCACATGAATTAAGTGAACAACTCCAGGTCGATTTAACTGCAGCAGAAGCAGCGATAAATCTTGCCCAACATTAA
- a CDS encoding alpha/beta fold hydrolase, with protein sequence MSQYSFLIVHGLGGSGPDHWQTWLAQELRQKNYHVCYPTFTEFDSPNKEVWLKELTAAIQTIPENQQLIVVTHSLGCLLWMHYAALNNKRIAKRVILVAPPSPEIVLKEATSFYPVRLEKRNLSRTSEETLFVHSSNDPYCNQQHRERYINMGVPTITFPNMGHINANSGHGKWSWILDQCLTAENASIIV encoded by the coding sequence TTGAGCCAATACAGTTTTTTAATTGTTCATGGATTAGGTGGGAGCGGACCAGATCATTGGCAAACCTGGCTTGCACAGGAGTTGAGACAAAAAAACTATCACGTTTGTTATCCAACATTTACTGAATTTGACTCACCCAACAAAGAAGTGTGGCTGAAAGAATTGACTGCAGCAATCCAGACAATTCCTGAAAATCAGCAATTGATCGTTGTTACACACAGCTTAGGTTGTTTACTTTGGATGCATTACGCTGCACTAAATAATAAGCGAATAGCTAAACGAGTCATTCTAGTTGCCCCTCCTTCTCCAGAAATCGTCCTTAAGGAAGCGACATCTTTTTATCCAGTACGCTTAGAGAAGAGGAATCTATCAAGAACAAGTGAAGAAACCCTTTTTGTTCATTCATCGAATGATCCATATTGTAATCAACAGCATAGAGAAAGGTATATTAATATGGGGGTACCTACTATTACATTCCCAAACATGGGCCATATTAATGCAAATTCAGGACATGGGAAGTGGTCTTGGATTTTGGACCAATGTCTAACCGCTGAAAATGCATCCATAATTGTTTAA